One window from the genome of Oncorhynchus kisutch isolate 150728-3 linkage group LG21, Okis_V2, whole genome shotgun sequence encodes:
- the LOC109866362 gene encoding ribosomal oxygenase 1-like, which produces MEKKHVSAFELYQNALLESTPEVKPSSVQVTPKKKKRKENGIQTPKPIKKAKMKPMVKQVIKSSPREERLERLEEEVQCGEKSGEALEALLSDLAEVSNSRERASKLFQWLIQPIPSKSFFRDTWEKKPVLIKRQNPDYYKGLFSTAEFDRILRQDDVQYGVNLDVTSYTNGKRETHNPPGRALPFTVWEFYESGCSLRMLNPQAFSSTVWSVLSILQEQFGSMAGANVYLTPPGTQGFAPHYDDIEAFVVQLEGKKHWRVYNPRSEDEVLPVVSSLNFSQSEIGKPILEVVLEAGDLLYFPRGFIHQGNCLPDAHSLHITVSSYQRNSWGNLLAKVVPAALEMAMEEDVDFRRGLPVDYLTYMGVQNSDKEDPRRAQFLSRIEGLMKKLSTFAPVDAAVDQKARDYLHDCLPPMLTAEERASSVQGAPSRWEDGEAVDVGVTIRGQTRVRLIRSGIARLCSDGEAVWLYYTADNSRVYHKEAPKSVEIKAEQTDGMEFLIHAYPKFVTVGSLPCESAEDKVSLAELLFEKGLIHTAEPLQRS; this is translated from the exons ATGGAGAAGAAACATGTGTCAGCTTTTGAATTGTACCAAAATGCGCTATTAGAATCGACTCCTGAAGTTAAACCATCATCTGTGCAG GTtacaccaaagaagaagaagcggAAGGAAAATGGCATCCAGACCCCTAAACCCATCAAAAAGGCCAAAATGAAACCGATGGTCAAGCAGGTCATCAAATCGTCTccgagagaggagaggttggagagacTTGAAGAA GAGGTGCAGTGTGGAGAGAAAAGCGGAGAAGCACTAGAGGCTCTGCTGAGTGACCTGGCTGAAGTTAGCAACAGCCGGGAGAGGGCCAGCAAACTGTTCCAGTGGCTCATCCAACCCATTCCTTCCAAGAGCTTCTTCAG GGATACATGGGAAAAGAAGCCAGTTTTGATCAAACGTCAGAATCCAGACTACTACAAGGGACTGTTCTCCACAGCAGAGTTTGATCGCATTTTAAGACAG GATGATGTTCAGTATGGAGTGAACCTGGATGTCACCAGCTACACAAACGGCAAAAGAGAGACACACAATCCTCCAGGGAGGGCTCTTCCTTTCACTGTATGGGAGTTCTATGAG AGTGGTTGCTCCCTCCGTATGCTGAACCCCCAGGCCTTCTCCTCCACTGTGTGGAGTGTGCTGTCCATCCTCCAGGAGCAGTTTGGCAGCATGGCAGGAGCTAATGT GTATCTGACACCTCCAGGAACACAAGGCTTTGCTCCACATTATGACGACATCGAGGCCTTTGTGGTTCAGCTGGAAGGGAAGAAGCATTGGAGAGTTTacaaccccag GTCAGAAGATGAGGTCTTGCCTGTCGTTTCCAGTC ttaACTTCAGCCAGTCGGAGATCGGGAAGCCCATCCTGGAGGTGGTTCTGGAGGCTGGGGATCTCCTCTACTTCCCCCGAGGGTTTATCCACCAGGGGAACTGCCTGCCGGAtgctcactccctccacatcactgTCTCATCTTACCAGAGGAACAGCTGGGGAAACCTACTGGCAAAG GTGGTCCCAGCAGCCCTAGAGATGGCCATGGAGGAGGACGTGGACTTCAGACGAGGCCTGCCTGTGGATTACTTGACCTACATGGGGGTGCAGAACTCCGACAAG gaggATCCACGCAGGGCGCAGTTCCTATCCAGAATAGAAGGGCTGATGAAGAAGCTATCAACCTTTGCTCCTGTGGATGCTGCTGTGGATCAGAAAGCGAGGGACTATCTCCATGACTGTCTTCCCCCGATGCTCACCGCAG AGGAGCGGGCCAGCAGTGTCCAGGGAGCTCCTTCCAGgtgggaggatggagaggctgTGGACGTGGGTGTGACCATCAGGGGCCAGACCAGAGTCAGACTAATCCGTTCTGGAATCGCCAG GTTATGCAGTGATGGAGAAGCAGTTTGGCTTTACTACACTGCAGACAACTCCAGAGTCTACCACAAGGAGGCGCCCAAGAGCGTTGAAATAAAAGCAGAG CAAACAGACGGCATGGAGTTCCTGATTCATGCGTATCCAAAGTTTGTGACAGTGGGCAGTTTGCCATGCGAGTCGGCTGAGGACAAG GTGTCCTTGGCTGAGCTGCTGTTTGAGAAAGGGCTTATTCACACCGCAGAACCTCTGCAGCGATCCTGA
- the LOC109866360 gene encoding cleavage and polyadenylation specificity factor subunit 2, with translation MTSIIKLTAVSGVQEESALCYLLQVDEFRFLLDCGWDESFSMDIIDSMKRYVHQVDAVLLSHPDPLHLGALPYAVGKLGLNCPIYATIPVYKMGQMFMYDLYQSRNNTEDFNLFTLDDVDCAFDKIQQLKYSQIVNLKGKGHGLSITPLPAGHMIGGTIWKIVKDGEEEIVYAVDFNHKREIHLNGCTLESVSRPSLLITDSFNATYVQPRRKQRDEQLLTNVMETLRGDGNVLIAVDTAGRVLELAQLLDQIWRTKDAGLGVYSLALLNNVSYNVVEFSKSQVEWMSDKLMRCFEDKRNNPFQFRHLSLCHSLADLARVPSPKVVLCSQPDLESGFSRELFIQWCQDAKNSVILTYRTTPGTLGRYLIDNPGEKMLDLEIRKRVKLEGRELEEYLEKERMKKEAAKKLEQEKEVDVDSSDESDMEDDLELPAVVKTKHHDLMMKGDGVRKGSFFKQAKKSYPMFPTHEERVKWDEYGEIIRPEDFLVPELQATEEEKNKLESGMANGDEPMDQDSSSKVPTKCTSTTENLEIKARVTYIDYEGRSDGDSIKKIINQMKPRQLVIVHGPPEASLDLAESCKAFTKDIKVYTPKLQETVDATSETHIYQVRLKDSLVSSLQFCRAKDTELAWIDGVLDMRVVKVDTGVLPEEGMVKGEKGTGEEVVEDSELAMDVTPADDATTDHSVVAQQRAMKTLFGEDVRELSEESDVIPTLEPLPAHEIPGHQSVFINEPRLSDFKQVLLREGIQAEFVGGVLVCNNMVAVRRTEAGRIGLEGCLCDDYYKIRELLYQQYAVV, from the exons ATGACGTCTATTATCAAACTGACTGCTGTGTCAGGGGTGCAGGAGGAGTCTGCCCTCTGCTACCTGCTGCAGGTGGATGAGTTCCGCTTCCTCCTGGACTGTGGCTGGGATGAGAGCTTCTCCATGGACATCATTGATTCCATGAAAAG gtaTGTCCACCAGGTTGATGCGGTGCTCCTCTCCCATCCTGACCCCCTGCACCTGGGGGCCCTGCCCTATGCTGTGGGCAAGCTGGGCCTAAACTGCCCCATATATGCCACCATCCCCGTCTACAAGATGGGTCAGATGTTCATGTATGACCTGTATCAG TCGCGCAACAACACTGAGGACTTCAACCTGTTCACCCTGGATGATGTGGACTGCGCTTTCGACAAAATCCAGCAGCTGAAGTACTCCCAGATTGTCAATCTGAAAG GGAAAGGACATGGTCTGTCCATCACTCCACTTCCTGCTGGTCACATGATCGGAGGGACCATCTGGAAGATTGtgaaggatggggaggaggagattGTTTACGCGGTGGACTTCAACCACAAAAGAGAGAT CCACCTGAATGGGTGTACGTTGGAGTCGGTGAGTCGTCCCTCTCTTCTCATCACAGACTCGTTCAACGCTACATACGTGCAGCCGCGTCGCAAGCAAAGGGACGAGCAGCTCCTTA CCAATGTAATGGAGACCCTACGCGGCGACGGCAACGTGCTGATCGCCGTGGATACGGCAGGCCGTGTACTGGAGCTGGCTCAGCTGCTGGACCAGATCTGGAGGACAAAGGACGCCGGGCTGGGGGTCTACTCTCTGGCCCTGCTCAACAACGTCAGCTACAACGTGGTGGAGTTCTCCAAGTCTCAG GTGGAGTGGATGAGTGACAAGCTGATGCGCTGCTTCGAAGACAAGCGCAACAACCCCTTCCAGTTCCGTCACCTGTCCCTGTGCCACAGCCTGGCCGACCTGGCCCGCGTGCCCAGCCCCAAGGTGGTGCTCTGCAGTCAGCCCGACCTGGAGTCTGGCTTCTCCCGTGAGCTCTTCATCCAATGGTGTCAGGACGCCAAGAACTCTGTGATCCTTACCTACCGTACCACGCCCGGCACCCTGGGCCGCTACCTCATCGACAACCCCGGGGAGAAGATGCTGGACCTGGAG ATTAGGAAACGGGTGAAGCTGGAAGGCAGAGAGCTGGAAGAAtacctagagaaagagagaatgaagaagGAAGCTGCCAAAAAACTTGAACAAGAAAAAGA GGTGGACGTGGACTCGAGTGATGAGAGCGACATGGAGGATGACCTGGAGCTGCCGGCGGTGGTGAAAACCAAACACCACGATCTCATGATGAAGGGAGACGGCGTCCGCAAGGGCAGCTTCTTCAAACAGGCCAAGAAGTCTTACCCCATGTTCCCCACCCACGAGGAGAGGGTCAAATGGGATGAGTACGGAGAGATCATCAG ACCGGAGGACTTCCTGGTACCAGAGCTCCAGGCCACTGAGGAGGAGAAGAACAAGCTGGAGTCGGGCATGGCCAACGGGGACGAACCCATGGACCAGGACTCCTCATCCAAAGTACCCACCAAGTGTACCTCCACTACGGAGAACCTAGAGATCAA AGCCAGGGTGACTTACATCGACTACGAGGGCCGCTCGGACGGCGACTCCATCAAGAAGATCATCAACCAAATGAAACCGCGGCAGCTGGTGATCGTGCACGGCCCCCCCGAGGCCAGCCTGGACCTGGCCGAGTCCTGCAAGGCCTTCACCAAGGACATCAAGGTCTACACGCCCAAGCTGCAGGAGACTGTGGACGCCACCAGTGAGACACACATTTACCAG GTGCGGTTGAAAGACTCACTGGTGAGCTCGCTGCAGTTCTGCCGCGCCAAGGACACAGAGCTGGCGTGGATCGATGGCGTACTGGACATGCGCGTGGTCAAGGTGGACACAGGCGTGCTGCCTGAGGAGGGCATGGTGAAAGGCGAGAAGGGAACTGGCGAGGAGGTTGTGGAAGACAGTGAGCTGGCCATGGACGTGACCCCTGCTGACGATGCCACCACAGACCATAGCGTGGTGGCGCAGCAGCGCGCCATGAAGACGTTGTTTGGCGAGGATGTGCGCGAGCTGTCGGAGGAGAGTGATGTCATCCCTACCCTGGAGCCTCTGCCTGCCCACGAG ATCCCAGGCCACCAGTCAGTGTTTATCAACGAGCCGCGCCTGTCCGACTTCAAGCAGGTGCTGCTGAGGGAAGGCATCCAGGCTGAGTTTGTGGGAGGAGTGCTGGTGTGTAACAACATGGTGGCCGTCCGCAGG ACGGAGGCGGGGCGCATCGGCCTGGAAGGATGCCTGTGTGATGACTATTATAAGATCCGTGAGCTGCTGTATCAGCAGTATGCTGTGGTGTAG